A region from the Plasmodium berghei ANKA genome assembly, chromosome: 9 genome encodes:
- a CDS encoding palmitoyltransferase DHHC3: MNKKIVVFRDDTKSKEADEFIRKNGFTLPFQIFQILSFLIFIVIVTFIICISALNTNPIFITFYIFFGILTITILVLSYIVTSINPIDPLSFKYINRIANEEEIKGLYECDICGFVEPQSKHCKVCNKCVSVFDHHCMWVNNCIGKKNYKYFVSLLLALTIFHCFVFLFCGVTFFMSLKHDLIKDQWNNFYGSYNDALFYTLICTLFVLNGIFFILVIQLFGLHIYLISKKMTTYEYIINRSNSEDKEKMGIKTFFEWIIIDKKRLKKNVSQSEQDIENLKVEAERSIKY, translated from the exons ATGAATAAGAAAATAGTTGTCTTTAGAGATGATACAAAATCAAAAGAAGCGGATGAATTTATACGAAAAAATGGGTTTACGCTACCCtttcaaatatttcaaatattGTCTTTTCTGATATTTATAGTTATAGTTACattcattatttgtatttctGCACTTAATACCAATcctatatttataacattttatatattctttgGAATTCTAACTATTACTATTCTTGTATTATCTTATATTGTGACATCGATCAATCCTATAGATCCTCTGTCTTTTAAGTATATTAATAGAATAGCAAATGAAGAAGAAATTAAAGGATTATATGAATGTGATATTTGTGGATTTGTAGAACCTCAGAGTAAGCATTGTAAAGTTTGCAATAAATGTGTTTCCGTTTTTGACCATCATTGTATGTGGGTTAATAATTGCataggaaaaaaaaattacaa GTATTTTGTATCCCTACTACTAGCCTTAACAATTTTTCATTGTTTCGTATTTCTCTTCTGTGGGGTTACTTTTTTCATGTCTTTGAAGCATGATCTTATAAAGGATCAATGGAATAAC TTTTACGGATCTTACAACGATGCATTATTCTACACACTGATATGCACACTCTTTGTGTTAAatggaatattttttattctagTCATACAACTCTTTGGGTTGCacatttatttgatttcaaaaaaaatgacaacatatgaatatataattaaccGATCTAAC tcAGAAGATAAGGAAAAGATGGgaattaaaacatttttcgAATGGATTATTATAGATAAAAA GCGATTGAAAAAGAATGTTAGCCAAAGCgaa cAGGATATAGAAAACCTCAAAGTGGAAGCTGAAAGgtctataaaatattaa
- a CDS encoding heat shock factor-binding protein 1, putative produces the protein MANNNENMNFKGIINSRENQINTNIINENMNNYCNSFNINQNSVNICKGNTELYNQGLNSNVNMNSASRKDNVEIYVENMLNELKNKMQNLSNNLLSKVDNMEKSLENLETIMSSFSNKNEL, from the coding sequence atggctaataataatgaaaatatgaatttcAAGGGCATTATAAACAGTAGggaaaatcaaataaatacaaacataattaatgaaaatatgaataattattgcaattcatttaatattaatcaaaattcagttaatatatgtaaaggAAACACCGAGTTATATAATCAAGGCCTAAACAGTAATGTCAATATGAACTCTGCTTCAAGAAAAGATAATGTAGAAATATATGTTGAAAATATGcttaatgaattaaaaaataaaatgcaaAACCTATcgaataatttattaagcAAAGTTGATAATATGGAGAAGTCGTTAGAAAACCTAGAAACTATAATGTCTagtttttcaaataaaaacgaattataa
- a CDS encoding DDRGK domain-containing protein, putative yields the protein MENPLKNFNFLNTNFESFGYFFIIINIFVAIISIYFIRYIKKFPKKNFKNTENSLSKDDFFIYERKTGLLEKFDLKEISKNIWDGNYKDSCEGSSIDDVSEITLDTESSNCDTCYNSENIKIKKYLKINEELNDIKDDLGIIDIELKKLLEKEKNLNINDINNILNSTNYESKHIDESNKVFNRSNNITDKDHTKNDINANLTNPTNIINTLSDYSTIKKYSIIKETDRSTESIYNVKHDNTCHDLKASNLASNYNNEIKYNSIDKSINQLQIYEKNLNEHIIQDSVEKDNNLCLNQLLETSEKPSKVIEARNANITAYNMDDNKIDHLEKYEQNEKIKNDENYSEGKEKSNKKLGGKLSKFKKTNKESSFVGLIYGLFNGNKKNVKVKESQNEEIKNTENFKYSTNKLKDNSDTSIPNTSDATIDADNDKENHSVSLEITDNDKIYHEKLSYFTAKAENKDVKNIDVENTDVENIDVKNKEAENVDVKNKEAENINVKNKEAENIDVKNIDVKNTDVENKAENINVKNKEAENVDVKNKEAKNIDVENKEAENVDVENTDVENTDVENTDVENTDVENIDVKNVDVKNKEAENVDVKNKEAENVDVENTDVENIDVENKEAENVDVENKEAENIDVENKEAENIDVENKEAENVDVKNKEAENVDVKNKEAENVDVENKEAENIDVKNKEAENVDVENKEAENIDVKNKEAENVDVKNKEAENVDVENKEAENIDVKNKEAENVDVKNKEAENVDVENTNVENTDVENTDVENIDVKNKEAENVDVKNKEAKNIDVKNKEAENVDVENKEAKNIDVKNKEAENVDVKNKEAENVDVENKEAENVDVENTDVENIDVKNKEAENVDVKNKEAENVDVENTNVENTDVENIDVKNKEAENVDVENKEAENVDVENTDVENTDVENIDVKNKEAKNIDVKNKEAENVDVENKEAENIDVKNKEAENVDVKNKEAENVDVENTDVENIDVKNKEAENVDVKNKAENVDVKNIDVKNKEAENVDVKNKEAENVDVKNKEAKNIDVENTDVKNIDVENKNIDRLSNEQIEYSINRKINNEYIKDIENIAQNEVREISKNKKSENDVINCINAKESINISNNSNYKKTELANKHIYSQMENIINNEKVSNSISEQRSIDNATKTENGLILKASKKSLSENIQNKQNSTIITKTKDPNKNGSIINIYRYYDRANGNSSANNSFEKEEKTNLCIKGSEKLSLERDAKLYSNIDDSNKRNSRTNICITNSEDHSNDKESNSDVYINGSENSSSKESSKLGSYFKGSEYSMREEESRTNLHVNDSEYTSIKKMSRMASYINGSEKTLSKKDLKMASHIKPEKTLSKKDLKINYHINTSEKILSEKNLEIDSNINNSEKTLNKKDFKIDSNINKSEKALSKKGLKIDSYINKPEKTLSKKGLKIDSHINKSEEILSESDTKRDCYVKGSKNTLSERCLKKGSYISDLETNSIHKEVKMNPHINDSKEVVSEQVRKENAFFTSSYKCGNEKISKGSNNELTINDLNDTQSENSGCEESSRNFNIMNNSDNILNEKKNYELEDINSLNDPSIIESSGKSSKQIKKLKEYFVDENINLSTLNDSKNNISAETNKNTIENSQQLKIYDFKHLKEKYKLQKEKKEQELIQFQNNLKNEFIELNEIRKNQKKSLENTQENSTNNIQGIINNTNNNNNTLEISSQNSRIIYDQGNIDIGTKTKPYEYTKHSTNTDILNFEKKKIDESENLKKWKSHIISKKYEEDWLSSDVLLSCFLNFIKLKKYVNIAELSVKFQTTTEDIREKLEELETLDMINGVLDEKGNYIYLSQDEINKLCLEIQTNGEVDTHEDFVNICNKIISLSINEADMKKLKEEEEKIIIAKTDIF from the exons ATGGAGAAtcctttaaaaaattttaattttttaaatacaaaCTTTGAAAGTTTtggctatttttttataattattaatatatttgtggCTATTATAtcgatatattttataag atatataaaaaaatttccaaagaaaaattttaaaaacacaGAAAATTCTTTGAGTAAGgatgatttttttatatatgaacgAAAAACCGGattattagaaaaattcgatttaaaagaaatatctAAAAACATTTGGGATGGTAATTATAAAGACAGTTGTGAAGGAAGTTCTATAGATGATGTAAGCGAAATAACTTTAGATACAGAATCGAGTAATTGTGATACATGTTATAACagtgaaaatataaaaataaaaaaatatcttaaaataaatgaagaatTAAATGATATCAAAGATGATTTAGGTATTATAGATATAGAACTAAAAAAACttttagaaaaagaaaaaaatctTAATATTAacgatataaataatattttgaattcAACAAATTATGAATCTAAACACATTGATGAATCGAATAAAGTGTTTAATAGATCAAACAATATTACCGATAAAGAtcatacaaaaaatgatataaatgcAAATTTAACTAATCctacaaatattataaacaCACTGAGCGATTACTcaactataaaaaaatattctatCATAAAAGAAACTGATAGAAGCACAGaatctatatataatgtaaaaCATGATAACACTTGTCATGATTTAAAAGCATCAAACTTGGCATCTAATTACAATAATGAGATCAAATACAACTCGATTGATAAATCTATTAATCAGCTTCAAATTTATGAGAAGAATCTGAATGAACACATCATACAAGATTCTGTGGAAAAAGACAATAATCTGTGTTTGAATCAATTATTAGAAACATCAGAAAAACCAAGCAAAGTTATCGAAGCTAGAAATGCAAACATAACTGCATACAATATggatgataataaaatagaccatttagaaaaatatgaacaaaacgaaaaaataaaaaatgatgaaaattatagtgaaggaaaagaaaaatcaaataaaaaattgggGGGAAAACTTAgtaaatttaaaaagacAAACAAAGAAAGTTCATTTGTTGGTTTAATATATGGATTGTTcaatggaaataaaaaaaatgttaaggTAAAAGAAAGCCAAAAtgaggaaataaaaaacacagaaaattttaaatattcaaccaacaaattaaaagacAATAGTGATACTAGTATTCCCAATACTTCGGATGCTACCATCGATGCtgataatgataaagaaaatCATTCAGTTTCCTTAGAGATAACTGACAATgacaaaatatatcatgAAAAGTTGAGCTACTTCACAGCAAAAGCGGAAAATAAagatgtaaaaaatatagatgtAGAAAATACAGATgtagaaaatatagatgtaaaaaataaagaagcaGAAAATGTagatgtaaaaaataaagaagcagaaaatataaatgtaaaaaataaagaagcagaaaatatagatgtaaaaaatatagatgtaaaaaatacagatgtagaaaataaagcagaaaatataaatgtaaaaaataaagaagcaGAAAATGTagatgtaaaaaataaagaagcaaaaaatatagatgtagaaaataaagaagcaGAAAATGTAGATGTAGAAAATACAGATGTAGAAAATACAGATGTAGAAAATACAGATGTAGAAAATACAGATgtagaaaatatagatgtaaaaaatgtagatgtaaaaaataaagaagcaGAAAATGTagatgtaaaaaataaagaagcaGAAAATGTAGATGTAGAAAATACAGATgtagaaaatatagatgtagaaaataaagaagcaGAAAATGTAGAtgtagaaaataaagaagcagaaaatatagatgtagaaaataaagaagcagaaaatatagatgtagaaaataaagaagcaGAAAATGTagatgtaaaaaataaagaagcaGAAAATGTagatgtaaaaaataaagaagcaGAAAATGTAGAtgtagaaaataaagaagcagaaaatatagatgtaaaaaataaagaagcaGAAAATGTAGAtgtagaaaataaagaagcagaaaatatagatgtaaaaaataaagaagcaGAAAATGTagatgtaaaaaataaagaagcaGAAAATGTAGAtgtagaaaataaagaagcagaaaatatagatgtaaaaaataaagaagcaGAAAATGTagatgtaaaaaataaagaagcaGAAAATGTAGATGTAGAAAATACAAATGTAGAAAATACAGATGTAGAAAATACAGATgtagaaaatatagatgtaaaaaataaagaagcaGAAAATGTagatgtaaaaaataaagaagcaaaaaatatagatgtaaaaaataaagaagcaGAAAATGTAGAtgtagaaaataaagaagcaaaaaatatagatgtaaaaaataaagaagcaGAAAATGTagatgtaaaaaataaagaagcaGAAAATGTAGAtgtagaaaataaagaagcaGAAAATGTAGATGTAGAAAATACAGATgtagaaaatatagatgtaaaaaataaagaagcaGAAAATGTagatgtaaaaaataaagaagcaGAAAATGTAGATGTAGAAAATACAAATGTAGAAAATACAGATgtagaaaatatagatgtaaaaaataaagaagcaGAAAATGTAGAtgtagaaaataaagaagcaGAAAATGTAGATGTAGAAAATACAGATGTAGAAAATACAGATgtagaaaatatagatgtaaaaaataaagaagcaaaaaatatagatgtaaaaaataaagaagcaGAAAATGTAGAtgtagaaaataaagaagcagaaaatatagatgtaaaaaataaagaagcaGAAAATGTagatgtaaaaaataaagaagcaGAAAATGTAGATGTAGAAAATACAGATgtagaaaatatagatgtaaaaaataaagaagcaGAAAATGTagatgtaaaaaataaagcagAAAATGTagatgtaaaaaatatagatgtaaaaaataaagaagcaGAAAATGTggatgtaaaaaataaagaagcaGAAAATGTagatgtaaaaaataaagaagcaaaaaatatagatgtAGAAAATACagatgtaaaaaatatagatgtagaaaataaaaacatagaTAGATTAAGTAATGAACAAATTGAATATTCAATAAacagaaaaataaataatgaatatattaaggatattgaaaatatagcTCAAAACGAAGTTCGAGAAATaagcaaaaataaaaaaagtgaaaatgATGTTATCAATTGTATAAATGCAAAAGAaagcataaatatatcaaataatagtaattataaaaaaacagaaCTAGCgaataaacatatttatagtcaaatggaaaatataataaacaatGAAAAGGTATCTAATAGTATCAGCGAACAAAGAAGTATTGATAATGCAACAAAAACAGAAAATGGCTTAATCTTAAAAGCCTCAAAAAAATCTTTATCagaaaatattcaaaacaaacaaaattcaaccattataacaaaaacaaaggatccaaataaaaatggttCTATTATAAACATTTATCGTTATTATGATCGTGCAAATGGAAATAGTTCAGCAAATAATTCATTTGAAAAGgaagaaaaaacaaatttatgcATTAAAGGTTCAGAAAAATTGTCACTTGAAAGAGACGCAAAGTTATATTCCAACATTGATGattcaaataaaagaaattcAAGGACAAATATTTGCATAACAAACTCCGAAGACCATTCAAACGATAAGGAATCAAATAGTGATGTTTACATTAATGGTTCAGAAAATAGTTCAAGTAAGGAATCATCAAAATTGggttcatattttaaaggTTCTGAATATTCAATGAGAGAAGAGGAATCAAGGACAAATTTACACGTTAATGATTCAGAATATACatcaattaaaaaaatgtcaCGAATGGCTTCTTATATTAACGGTTCAGAGAAGACACTAAGCAAAAAGGACTTGAAAATGGCTTCTCATATCAAGCCAGAAAAAACATTAAGTAAAAAGGACTTGAAAATCAATTATCATATTAACACGTCAGAAAAAATACtaagtgaaaaaaatttggaAATCGATtctaatattaataattcagAAAAAACATTGAACAAAAAAGACTTTAAAATCGATTCTAATATTAACAAGTCAGAAAAAGCATTAAGCAAAAAGGGATTGAAAATTGATTCTTACATTAACAAGCCAGAAAAAACATTAAGTAAAAAGGGCTTGAAAATCGATTCTCATATTAACAAGTCAGAAGAAATACTAAGCGAAAGTGATACAAAAAGGGATTGCTACGTAAAAGGCTCGAAAAATACATTAAGCGAAAGATGCTTAAAGAAAGGCTCATATATTAGTGACTTGGAAACAAATTCGATTCATAAAGAAGTGAAAATGAATCCTCATATTAATGACTCAAAAGAAGTTGTGAGCGAACAAGTCAGAAAGGAAAATGCTTTTTTCACAAGTTCTTATAAATGCGGGAACGAAAAAATTTCAAAGGGAAGTAATAACGAACTTACAATAAACGATTTAAATGATACACAATCAGAAAATAGTGGATGTGAAGAAAGCTCaagaaattttaatattatgaataattcagacaatattttaaatgaaaaaaaaaattatgaattaGAAGACATTAACAGTTTAAATGATCCAAGTATAATAGAATCATCTGGAAAAAGTTCAAAACagataaaaaaactaaaagaatattttgtagatgaaaatataaatttaagcACATTAAATGattctaaaaataatataagcgcggaaacaaataaaaatacaatagAAAATTCGCAACagctaaaaatatatgattttaaacatcttaaagaaaaatataaattacaaaaagaaaagaaagaaCAGGAATTAATTcaatttcaaaataatttaaagaatgaatttatagaattaaatgaaatcagaaaaaaccaaaaaaaaagtctAGAAAATACCCAAGAAAACtcaacaaataatatacaaggaattataaacaatacaaataataataataatacattagAAATATCATCACAAAATTCtagaataatatatgatcAAGGAAATATAGATATTGGGACAAAAACAAAACCATATGAATACACAAAGCATAGTACAAATACGGATATTCTGAat tttgagaagaaaaaaattgacGAATCTGAAAATCTTAAAAAGTGGAAg tcTCATATAATATCAAAGAAATATGAAGAGGATTGGCTATCGTCAGATGTCCTTTTATCAtgttttttgaattttattaaattaaaaaagtatgTAAATATAGCTGAATTGTCTGTTAAGTTCCAGACAACAACTGAG GATATAAGAGAAAAACTCGAGGAATTAGAGACTTTAGACATGATAAATGGGGTTCTTGATGAAAAAGggaattatatttatttatcacaagatgaaattaataaattatgtttGGAAATTCAAACAAATGGAGAAGTTGATACCCATGAAGATTTTGTGAACATTTgcaacaaaattatatcacTAAGTATTAATGAAGCG GACATgaagaaattaaaagaagaggaagaaaaaattattattgccAAAACggatatattttga
- a CDS encoding tRNA nucleotidyltransferase, putative, whose protein sequence is MNFFPVFILYITLIIIIICHKNKGNALSTFEKGFNKLQMFVRVKRNHHILKKKKNFLNYPKNVFYISPKTISNKNRNLNIIKFKRWIICDEKYNKQFKLFTAYNKMAYDNEYMFYLKKYIINEKELELSGTGNSIYQKEDDDDDDDNNKNDEQNNTNKYIYDIEKMIDKAITHRELELFEFLMKINETYKLNTTLRVVGGWVRDKFLNISNDDIDITVDNMKGSDFCNYIKEYIKDKENKNFNFGIIKINCDQSKHLETSSFNLFNFQVDIVNLRNEKYTEESRIPEISIGTVEEDALRRDFTINSLFYNLKNKKVEDYTKNGIYHLRNKIISTPLNPLTTFLDDPLRIIRCIRFCGYFDFNLDQSIFDVLKNVDIKKSFNKKISKSRLASEIIKIFSHKCKNIVLSLTLLNYSNYSEEIFKLPRNYFVQNDEIFEKMKKKKSHKIENHWYDIVEMENKRVHLLENSKEVHKNMEKSINEYVNNKDNSSITYLNKSENLKNQNDDKNIENDWLFEGLNYVKFFKGIEKSKLLKQIFYDLNYKENINYIHMCLFLLPLKNYYIYIKKNIKTEYVIEYIIRESLKFPLKYSKFCVNIYEGFTYLYKLYKNINVLKFLKDDNDKKTDLNIKGDVVIFLKNVGDKWDLLILIFYIFHKYNELNKNFINIITNDIYLSDFAIKLYQYILKNDIQKSYNIKPFLKWPNIKHHFPNITPNRINEIYEKIIQFTCIHGEKEEECIEFLKNHFNNPE, encoded by the exons ATGAACTTTTTTcctgtttttattttatatatcactttaataattattataatatgtcataaaaataaaggaaaTGCTTTATCAACATTTGAAAAGGGTTTCAATAAATTACAAATGTTTGTTAGGGTTAAAAGAAAtcatcatattttaaaaaaaaaaaaaaactttttgAATTATCCAAAGaatgtattttatataagcCCTAAAACTAttagtaataaaaacagaaacttgaatataattaaatttaaaaggTGGATTATTTGTGAcgaaaaatacaataaacAGTTTAAACTATTTACagcatataataaaatggcATATGATAAcgaatatatgttttacttaaaaaaatatattattaatgaaaaGGAGCTTGAATTATCTGGAACAGGAAACTCGATATATCAAAAAGAAGATGATGATGatgatgatgataataataaaaatgacgaacaaaataatacaaacaaatatatttatgatattgaaaaaatgataGATAAAGCTATAACGCATAGAGAACTagaattatttgaatttttaatgaaaataaatgaaacatataaattaaatactACACTTAGAGTTGTTGGTGGATGGGTAAGagataaatttttaaatatttcaaatgaTGATATAGATATAACTGTTGATAATATGAAAGGTTCTGatttttgtaattatataaaagaatatattaaagataaagaaaataaaaactttAATTTtggtataataaaaataaattgtgATCAATCAAAACATTTGGAAACATCaagttttaatttatttaactTTCAAGTTGATATAGTAAATTtaagaaatgaaaaatacaCAGAGGAAAGTAGAATACCAGAAATTTCTATTGGAACTGTTGAAGAAGATGCATTAAGAAGAGATTTTACTattaattctttattttataacttaaaaaataaaaaagttgaagactatacaaaaaatggtatatatcatttaagaaataaaataatatctaCCCCATTGAATCCATTAACTACATTTCTTGATGATCCTTTAAGAATAATTAGATGCATACGATTTTGTGGGtattttgattttaatTTAGACCAATCTATTTTtgatgttttaaaaaatgtggatataaaaaaatcttttaataaaaaaatatcaaaaagtAGATTAGCAtcagaaataataaaaatattttctcataaatgtaaaaatattgtcCTTTCTTTAACATTGTTAAATTATAGTAATTATTCTGAagaaatttttaaattgccaagaaattattttgtgcaaaatgatgaaatatttgaaaaaatgaaaaaaaaaaaaagtcaCAAAATAGAGAATCATTGGTATGATATTGTtgaaatggaaaataaaagagtTCACCTATTGGAAAATTCAAAAGAAGTACacaaaaatatggaaaagtctattaatgaatatgtaaataataaagacaATAGTAGTATAACATATCTTAATAAAAGTGAAAACCTgaaaaatcaaaatgatgataaaaatatagaaaatgatTGGCTTTTTGAAGGATTAAATTatgtaaaattttttaaaggcattgaaaaaagtaaattattaaaacaaatattttatgatttaaattataaagaaaatataaattatatacatatgtgtttatttttattaccattaaaaaattattatatatatataaagaaaaacataaaaacaGAATATGTaattgaatatattattagagAATCTTTAAAATTCcctttaaaatattcaaaattttgtgtaaacatatatgaaggttttacatatttatacaaattatacaaaaatataaatgttttaaaatttttaaaagatgataatgataaaaaaacggatttaaatataaaagggGATGTTgtgatatttttaaaaaatgttggAGACAAATGGgatttgttaattttaatattttatatatttcataagtataatgaattaaataaaaattttattaacattataacaaatgatatttatttatctgACTTTGCTATCAAattatatcaatatattttaaaaaatgatattcaAAAATCTTATAACATTAAACCCTTTTTAAAATGGCCAAACATTAAACATCATTTTCCAAACATCACTCCAAATCGAATTAATGAAATctatgaaaaaatt attcAGTTTACTTGTATTCATGGAGAAAAGGAAGAAGAGTGCattgaatttttaaagAATCATTTTAACAACCCAGAATAA
- a CDS encoding CorA-like Mg2+ transporter protein, putative, with the protein MFRWLNINKCMSKIIHPYVLKPNNCIHTNWLFKFATLKNENKIFPKKNLNNNILMQNIKVADDGNAICEQLLFSKYDLPYLLKIPVSDLRLIDTGNNNHNPTILIRKDVILLRTGFISCIIRYNETWLFEGSNSVVINAKDLISKNLKKQNNNKFKNCNNDEIVESLCRKRNCTDNGKENMKQINNDEKEELNYLNIINNFYRYNKGKAYFEFLCLDICMQLSIKEYENDLEGINYKIRDIILLQRKEENNELNMLTNKLLRDMMKIKNNLQKLSNLLNALRTNIEKILNNENDMKNMYLTYLNKNPYNNLKDCSDLEILLETHLQLTDELYGQLENVEEKITHYEELMRLNLDYNRNKFILLNAKISFSTLLFSISSVVTSLFGMNLKNFVEDSNYAFIIVSIFVSVWSIIGIYVTKNINTLLKFFDRYNFR; encoded by the exons atgttcAGATGgctaaatataaataaatgtatgaGTAAAATTATTCATCCATATGTTTTAAAACCAAATAATTGCATACACACAAATTGGTTATTTAAATTCGCTACtctaaaaaatgaaaataaaatatttccaaaaaaaaatttgaataataatatattaatgcaaaatataaaagtagCTGATGATGGAAATGCTATTTGCGaacaattattattttccaaaTATGATCTACCTTATCTTTTGA AAATTCCAGTTAGCGATCTTCGGTTAATTGATACgggaaataataatcacAATCCAACAATTTTAATACGAAAAGATGTAATACTACTTAGGACAGGATTTATTAGTTGCATTATTCGATATAATGAAACTTGGCTATTTGAGGGTAGCAATTCTGTGGTAATAAATGCAAAGGATTTAATTAGtaaaaacttaaaaaaacaaaataataataaatttaaaaattgtaataatGACGAAATAGTTGAAAGTTTATGTAGAAAAAGGAATTGTACAGATAATGGAAAGGAAAATAtgaaacaaattaataacgatgaaaaagaagaactaaattatttaaatataataaataatttttacagATATAATAAAGGGAAAGCTTATTTTGAATTTCTATGTTTAGATATATGTATGCAATTATCAATTaaagaatatgaaaatgatttagaaggaataaattataaaattcgTGACATTATATTGTTACAAagaaaagaagaaaataacgAGTTAAATATGTTAACAAATAAACTATTAAGAgatatgatgaaaataaaaaataatttacaaaaattgtcaaatttattaaatgcaTTACGTactaatattgaaaaaattttaaacaatgaaaatgatatgaaaaatatgtatttaacttatttaaataaaaatccatataataatttaaaagattGTAGTGATTTAGAAATTTTATTAGAAACACATTTACAATTAACAGATGAATTATATGGACAATTAGAAAATGTAGAAGAAAAAATCACACATTATGAAGAATTGATGAGATTAAATTTAGATtataatagaaataaatttattttattaaatgcaaaaatatctttttcgactcttttattttctatatcaTCAGTTGTTACAAGTTTATTTGGAATgaacttaaaaaattttgttgAGGATAGTAATTAtgcttttattattgtctCTATTTTTGTTTCTGTATGGTCCATAATTGGAATTTATGTCaccaaaaatataaatactcTTTTGAAATTTTTTGATCGCTACAATTTTAGGTAG